A genomic segment from Pyxidicoccus trucidator encodes:
- a CDS encoding sensor histidine kinase — MNEEMSQRKPEREQTDGSLRNERAKTDGELERKRASIEADSDEVLARAQGRADDVLKAARAKADTAGVGSSAALRGERTEEDRALAQERSAQAAQLTSEREARRRALAELLRFERDETDKDLLLERKGADAALGTRDDFLGMVSHDLRSLLGGVAVSTALLVKEATHDESGKQVVKRAEGIQRFTARMNRLINDLLDVVSIEAGQLQVNAVPNDVTQVMRESVEVFQHAASAQGLSLSLVEPSGSLLAIFDPERILQVLANLLSNSMKFTREGGRVELRAELDGEQCRVSVTDTGSGIPEDLLETIFERFRQVSRFDRRGNGLGLHISRSIVEAHGGRIWAESSLGSGSTFRFTLPRVSMG; from the coding sequence ATGAATGAAGAAATGAGTCAAAGGAAGCCCGAGCGCGAGCAGACCGATGGCAGCCTTCGCAACGAGCGTGCGAAGACGGACGGAGAGCTGGAGAGGAAGCGGGCCTCGATAGAGGCGGACTCGGACGAGGTTCTGGCCCGTGCGCAGGGCCGCGCGGATGACGTGCTCAAGGCAGCCCGCGCGAAGGCCGACACGGCCGGCGTCGGTTCGAGCGCCGCGCTCCGGGGCGAGCGGACTGAGGAAGACCGCGCCCTGGCCCAGGAGCGCAGCGCGCAGGCCGCTCAGCTGACCAGCGAGCGTGAGGCGCGGCGGCGAGCGCTCGCCGAGCTCCTTCGCTTCGAGCGGGATGAGACCGACAAGGACCTGTTGCTCGAGCGCAAGGGGGCCGATGCGGCGTTGGGCACGCGCGATGACTTTCTGGGGATGGTCAGCCATGACCTTCGCTCGCTGCTGGGCGGCGTCGCGGTGAGCACAGCCCTCCTGGTGAAGGAGGCGACCCACGACGAGAGCGGCAAGCAAGTCGTGAAGCGTGCCGAGGGCATCCAGCGCTTCACGGCTCGCATGAACCGCCTCATCAACGACTTGCTCGACGTCGTCAGCATCGAGGCGGGCCAGCTCCAGGTGAATGCCGTGCCCAACGACGTCACCCAGGTGATGCGGGAGTCGGTCGAAGTCTTCCAGCACGCGGCCTCCGCTCAAGGCCTCTCGTTATCCCTCGTCGAACCCTCCGGTTCGCTCCTCGCGATCTTCGACCCGGAGCGCATCCTCCAGGTCCTCGCGAACCTGCTGAGCAATTCCATGAAATTCACTCGGGAGGGCGGTCGGGTCGAGCTGCGCGCCGAACTGGACGGCGAGCAATGCAGGGTCTCCGTCACCGATACCGGATCGGGCATCCCGGAGGACCTGCTGGAGACGATTTTCGAGCGATTCCGCCAGGTGAGCCGGTTCGACCGCCGCGGGAACGGGCTCGGGTTGCACATCTCGCGGAGCATCGTCGAGGCGCATGGCGGGCGAATCTGGGCGGAGAGCAGCCTCGGCAGTGGCAGCACCTTTCGTTTCACGCTGCCCCGCGTGAGTATGGGCTGA
- a CDS encoding GNAT family N-acetyltransferase — MERSYRGYTLRRALPGELPSLPDVEHLAAQQFRHSPHPDAAELPVQSLEQLHEHQQQGGVWVAVAKDGAIAAFAICKPVDGDLFIVETDVHPAHARQGLGAALFELLGQWAREEGYPALLLTTFGDVPWNAPYYERLGFRILRADEQGPGLRTIRAQETQLGLPPESRVCMRLALAAPPAPTR; from the coding sequence ATGGAGCGCAGCTACCGCGGCTACACCTTGAGACGCGCCCTCCCCGGGGAGCTACCGTCCCTCCCTGACGTCGAGCACCTCGCGGCACAGCAGTTCCGCCACTCGCCACATCCGGATGCGGCCGAGCTCCCGGTGCAGTCGCTCGAGCAACTGCACGAGCACCAGCAGCAGGGTGGCGTGTGGGTGGCCGTGGCGAAGGATGGCGCCATCGCGGCGTTCGCCATCTGCAAGCCTGTGGACGGCGACCTCTTCATCGTCGAGACGGACGTGCACCCGGCCCATGCGCGGCAGGGGCTGGGTGCAGCCCTCTTCGAGCTCCTCGGCCAGTGGGCCCGGGAGGAAGGCTACCCTGCGCTGCTGCTCACCACCTTCGGGGATGTCCCCTGGAATGCGCCCTACTACGAGCGCCTCGGCTTCCGCATCCTCCGAGCCGACGAGCAGGGGCCGGGGCTGCGCACCATCCGCGCCCAGGAAACGCAGCTCGGCCTCCCTCCCGAGAGCCGCGTCTGCATGAGGCTCGCGCTCGCCGCGCCACCCGCCCCGACTCGCTGA